The segment CCTGACGGTTTCCCAAACAAGGAACCTGCAGAACCAGTCAGTGACGGTCAGCTTCAGCGGCGCCGATCCTGCTGCCGGCGCCAACGGTGCCAGCACTTCCTACCTTCAGGTGTTCCAGTGCTGGGGCAAGCCGGGCGCGGACAACAAGCCTGATCCGGCCGCCACCGAACCTGACCCAGCCACGTGTCAGTTCGGGGCTACCGGCCTGGACGGTGACATCTCCAACACGGCACACCAACGCTCCCTCCTCAACGATCCTCTGGTCCGCGGCGGGGACTGGGAAGCCGCCGATCCGGTTTCCCCCACCATGAACCTTCCCGCGCCCTTCAAGGCCGTCACCGGGGAACAAACACGGATCGCTGACGGCTTCAACCTCAGCGAGTACCGCAACCCGTTCTTCAACCGCACCACCACCAACGAGTTCTCTCGTTTCCTGTCATCGGAACAGGGGTCCGGCTCGCGAACCTTCGAAGTGCAAAGCGGTGCTGAAGCCTCCGGGCTGGGCTGCGGTCACCGGCCGGATGCACCCAGCGTTGCCAAATGCTGGCTGGTTGCGGTGCCCCGAACGGCTGCGATGGACGCCATTCTCCCTGCCGGGCCATTGGCGCCCAGCCTTTGGGCGATGCGCCTGCAAGTCCCCCTCCAGTTCCAGGACGTCGCGGCTGTATGTCCCACCGATCAGGCGGCGACCCTCAGCGTGGGCTCAGAGGCACTGAGTGCGGCAATGAAGTCGTGGATTCCCGCCGTGTGCGACACCAAGAAATTTACTTTGGGCTTCTCACCGCTGGCGGACCTGCAAGCCCGCACCCAGCTCCAGCAGCCGGACACGCTCGCTTTCATCACCCGCCCCGCGCCTGCCAACGTTAACGCCCTCTACGTGCCGACTGCACTCGCCGGAGTAGTCATCGCCATGACGATTGACAATGCTTGCACGGCATCCTTCACGCCCTACACGCTGGCTGATTGCGGCTATCGGGACAAAGCCGAGTGGGAAGCCGACAAGGCACGTAGTGCCGGTCTGGTGCGCGATCTGAAACTCAATGCCCGCCTTCTGGCCAAGCTTCTCACGCAGAGCTACGTCCAGCACACGGCTCCTGCCGCTGCCGCCGACGCCCCCTTTACCAAGCCTGGCAGCACAAGCTACGGGCAGCCGATGACATACTCCATCCAGAATGATCCGGAGTTCAGATCCCTGAACCCTAAAGGCCTTGGCTCCTCCGGTAACGTCAGCCCTCCCGTCGTTGAAGGACTGCGCTCCGACGCAGCAGCCGCCGTCTGGGACTGGTTGCTCAACGACAAGGACGCGAGGGCCTTCCTGAACGGATGCCCGGATCCTTCAGGCATGACGATCAACCCCTTCTACTCGACCCGGAGCTATGGCGAATGCCAGGAACAGGCCACCACACTGGACCAGCTGGCGGGCCGGAAAATTTCCGAAACGAAGACTCCCGACGGCTTCACCTACGCTCCCGTGTCCTACCCTTCCGAGGGTGCCGCCTATCCCCAGGTCTATTGGGCCCAGGGGCAGGCCATCAGGAACGGCGACGGGACCATTGACCAGCCGGCACTGACCGTGGGCGACCAGTACGCGCGGGTACAGGACATGGCCGCCGCGGCCCAGAACACTGTGCGCGCCCAACCCGCCGCCACTACGGCGTGGTGCGCGGATTGCAGCCCGCCCGCCTACAAGTCGGTGCCCCGTCAGGAGTACGGCAGCCGTAGCATCCTGTCAATTACCGATGCCGCCTCAGCAGCGAAGTTCCAGCTGCCTACGGCTCAGCTGTGCAATGTCAGCGGCGCACAATGCATCGGCGCCACCACCGCCAGCATGCAGGCGGCCGCCGCGCAATTCGAATCCACCGAAGTCCCCGGAGTGGCGCGGCCGGCTGCTGCCCCGGACTACGCCAAGGCCTATCCGCTCACCCTCCCCATTTACGGCGCGGTGAACCTGGCCTCGGTCAGCCAGACCCAGGCTGCGACCTTTGCCCGGCTTTTCTCCTACATCAGTACTGAAGGCCAGAAACCCGGCTTCAGCAGCGGGATGTTGCCGCCAGGATATGCGCCCCTCACCCCGCCCCTGCTGCAGTTGGCCGCCACCGGGATCCAGAAACTACAGAGCGTGTCCGGGCCCCAGCAGACCGAGCCCGCCACCACCCAGCTGCTCCCCGTGGAATCCGGAACCAGCGGAAACGTGTCCTCCACAATGCCGGTAACCGCAGGATCAATATCCGCCACGACGGATGCCGTCCCCGCGGCAGCGCCGGCGGCCGGCCCCGCACCCGCCGCGGCAATAGTGCCCGGCCGGACCGCGTCCACCAGCAGTGCCTGGCCGCAGTACACGCTGGCGATCGGGCTGGCAGCGGCCTTGGCCAGCGCCGCCGCCGCACCGTTGCTGGCAAGGGGGCGTCGGAAATGAGCACAGTACTGCCCGGAACCCGCCCCGAGGAAGCGCAGGACAGTCCCCGCCCCTTGCACCAGCTCTTGGAGCAACCGGACTATGTGTTCCGGGCCATCACAAGGGTGGGAGGCGGAATCGTGCTGGCCATCATGGCTTTGGTGGGCCTCTTTCTGGCTGGCAACGGCGTGGGCGCAATCAACGCAGTGGGGCTGGGCACCTTCCTGACCACGCAGAATTGGGCCCCGGAAACCAATGACTTCGGCATTGCCGCTGTTTTGTGGGGCACCGTGCAGATCGCCGCGGTCGCGCTGGCCGTCGCGATGCCCCTGTCCCTGGGGACCGCATTATTCATCACCGAAGTGACCACCGGATGGATGCAGAAGGCCCTTACCAGCTTGATTGATCTCCTGGCTGCCGTTCCCTCAGTGGTCTTTGGCCTGTGGGGCGCCTACATGCTTCAGCCCAACGTGGTGGACTTCAGCAAATGGCTGTCCACCTGGTTCGGCTGGATACCCTTCTTGCAAGTCGACGGTGTGGACCCTGGCAGCCCGCTGCGGGATACCGTGCCCTTCACCGCATCCGCCTTCATCGCCGGACTGGTCGTAGCCATGATGATTGTCCCGATTCAGACCTCGATCATGACCGAATCCTTCCGGCGGGCGCCAATAGGTGAGCGCGAAGGCGCCTACGCCCTGGGAGGCACCCGCCTGGGCATGATCCGGACGGTCGTGCTGCCATTCGGCCGCGGGGGGATCATCGGCGGCACCATGCTCGGGCTGGGGCGGGCACTTGGCGAGACCATCGCCATTTACCTCATCATCAGCCCCGTCTATGCCATCAATTTCCACGTGTTGGAAAAAGGCGCCAACTCGATTGCTGCCATGATCGCCCTGAAGTACTCCGAGTCCAACGAATCCGCCATGAGCGCACTGATGGCCGCCGGATTGACTCTCTTCGTGATCACCATGCTTGTCAACATCACGGCCTCAGCCGTGATGGCTAAATCCCGGTCCGGTGCAGAGAGCGAGGGCTGATCATGACCACAACCGACGACGGGCCCGCCATCCATGTGAGCCCGCTGCCCACCGCCGCCGAGCCGCTCCGCCCGGCTACCATACTCCCGCTGCTGGCCAAACCTTCCACCGGCCCTGAAGAGGCCCGGGTACGGCCGGGAGCCGGCCGTACCCACGTCCTGACGCTGTCCGGCTCAGCCGCCGGCGGCTTCGGCATGGGCCTCCTGTTGACCGTAGCGCTCGGACTGATTCCCCTGGGCTGGTTGTTCATCGTCTCCTACCTGTGGTTCCTGCTGTTGTACACCGCGCTGGTGTACCTGCGTCAACCGGCTCCGGCAGTACGCAATGGCCTGCTGACAATCCTGCTCAGCTCCGCCGGTGCCGCCGTCGCGGGCACGCTTGGCCTCGTGGTCGTGTTCACGTTCGCCCGAGGCCAGGACGCCTTGTTCCACCTCAATTTCTTCACCACGGACATGTCCGGCGCCGGGCCATTGTCCGGACTGGACCAAGGCGGTGTCCTGCATGCCCTCGTAGGAACGCTGGAACAGATTGCCATCGCCCTTGCCATCACCATCCCGCTGGGACTGACGACGGCGGTATTCCTCAACGAGGTCGGCGGACGGTTGGCGCGCATCGTGCGTACGGTTGTTGAGGCGATGACGGCGCTCCCGTCGGTCGTAGCGGGCCTGTTCATTTACGCCGCTGTGGTCATGTCCATCACCCATCAGACCAACGGTTTTGCCGCTTCGCTGGCAATCACCGTCCTGATGCTGCCGATCATGATCCGCTCGGCCGACGTCGTGCTCCGCCTGGTGCCAGGAAATCTGCGCGAGGCAGGCCTGGCCCTGGGCGCGGGCCAGTGGCGTGTGGTGTGGCACATCGTGTTGCCGACGGTCCGCTCGGGCCTGACCACCGCCATCATCCTGGCGACGGCCCACGGAATCGGGGAAACAGCCCCGGTTCTACTCACGTCCGGCTTTACCGGAGTAATGAATGCCAATCCGTTCTCCGGGCCCCAGACCCCGCTGCCGCTGGCAGCACTGGACTATGTCCGTTCCCCGGTGCCGGGGATGGTTGCGCGCGGCTTCGCCACCGCCGCATTCCTGCTGTTCGTGGTGCTGGTGCTATTCATCTTGGCCCGGATCATTGGCGGGCAGGACCCGGGGAAGCAAACGCCGGGCCAGGCTCGCCGAGCGGCCGCGAAGTCCCGGCGCGAGCTACCGCGCATCGAACGCAACCACGCCCAGCTGCTGGCGAACCCGGGTGCGGCCCCTTCCAACAACCTGCAGGAGAACCAATGATCCGCCACCTTTCCAAGCGACGGAGCCTCCCGGCGGTCCTGGGAATTCTATTGTCCTTGGGCCTGGTGCTGGCCGGCCTCGCGCCGGCGCATGCAGCCAACTACCTGCGCATCGGCGGTTCCGGCTCCTCTTGGGCCGGCAACGCTCTGCAGGACTGGATTGCGCGGGTCGGCGCCCAAGGGGTGACCGTGGATTACGAAAACAAAGGGTCCTCCACCGGCCGTAAGGAATTCGCGGACCAGATGAAGCAGTTCGCCATCTCCGAGATCCCCTATAGCGGTGACACCGCGGACCCGCGCGACAACAGCATGCCCGGGTTCTCCTACGGCATGCTGCCCGTGGTGGCCGGCGGCACCGCGTTCATGTACAACCTCAAGGCCGGCAGTTCGAGGATGAACAGCCTCAAGCTCTCCCAGCCGGCCATCGCCAAAATCTTCACCGGCCAGGTCACCCGCTGGAACGATCCCATCGTCGCCGCCGACAACCCAGGGGTCGCACTGCCGGACGCAACCATCAACGTCGTTGTCCGCTCGGACGGCTCCGGGGCAACAGCCCAGTTCACCCTGTGGCTCTTGCGCCAATACCCGGGCGACTACGCGAAGTTGTGTGCGGTCACCGGCTGCGATCCTCAGCACGCCACCTCCTTCTACCCCACGCAGGGACTGAAGAACTTCGTGGCACAGAACGGCTCCCAAGGCGTCACCACCTACACGGCTAACAATCAGTACACGATCAACTATGACGAGTACTCCTACGCCCAGGGGATCGGCTTCCCCGTGGCGCAGGTCAAGAACGCAGCTGGCTTTTACACGCTGCCCACCGAGTACGCAGTGGCCGTGGCCCTGACCCAGGCGAAGATCAACCAGGACAAAGGTTCGCCCAACTATCTCTCCCAGGACCTCTCTGCGGTGTATGGCTACAAAGACCCCCGCACCTACCCGATGTCCGCCTACTCCTACATGATCGTCCCCACGCAGGCCACCAATGCCGTGAACCCGGCCCAAGGGGCCACGCTGGGATTCTTCGCAAACTACGCCTTGTGCGAGGGGCAGCGTCCCATGGGCCAACTCGGATACTCGCCGCTGCCCATGAACCTCGTCCTGGCCGGAATGGAACAGATCCGCAAGATACCGGGCGTGGACCAGGACACCATGCGCAAGATGGATGAAACCCGGGCGAGTGTCTCAAGCGGCTCGGCAACTGCCTGCAACAATCCCACTTTCAAGCCCGGCGACTCCCCCTCAGCCAACCAACTCGTGCGGACGGCCCCCTTCGACAAAGCCTGCGACGCTGCCTGCCAGGCAAACTGGCGTGGTGTCGACGCGGCCGTCAACCAAGGTCCGGCCGGGGCCACGGTAACCGCCGGAGCAGAAACGGCCGCCGCCACAGCAGGGGGTTCGGCCCAGGCCGGCGGCGGGGACCTTCCCGGGGCTGATCCAACCGCTGGAGCGGCCGCCTGCGACCCGGATAGCGGAACCTGCGCCGCAGCAGCAGCCGGGGCTGCTGGCGGTGCCGGGGCAGCCCAGCAGCTGACGCCGGTCACCACCACGCTGGCCTCCAGCCGCGGGTGGGGACAACCGCAGAACCTCTTGCTGATCATCGGCGGCCTGGTTGGCCTCCTCGTGTTTGTTCCGCCACTGGCCGCCGGGGCCTTATCCCGGCGCACGCGCAGGAAGGGCGGCATGAAGGCATGATCGCGACGCTCACCGGACGCCGCCAAACCGGGCCACGCCCGGTACATCGTGGACTGCTCGACTGGCTGCGTCGCGCCCCCCGGACCAGACGCCGGGCCACACCGGTCAGGCTCCCGCCGTCATCCGGCCAGAAGGCACTTTCGCTGGGGTTTGCGATGGTCTCAGTTCTCCTTTTCGGACAGATCATCAACATTGTGATCATCTCCCACGTGCAGCATGCCACGAGCCAAACCCGGTTGTTTGAAGAGCTGCGGACCAGCCTGGCGGAAGGCTCTGCCCCACTGGGACAGACAGACAAGGATGGAGGGTTGGTCGCCCCCGGGACACCGCTGGCACTGCTCTCCATTCCTGCCTTGAACGTGCAGGAGACAGTGGTCGAGGGAACGTCGTCACGGGAACTGATGGATGGCGTCGGCCATCGCCGGGACACTCCCCTGCCCGGACAGAGCGGCACGAGCGTCCTCATGGGCAGGGCGGCCGCGTATGGCGGAGCCTTTGGCCAGCTGGGACGCCTTTCACCGGGAGAACGTTTTACTGTCACCACCGGGTTAGGCGTGGCCGAGTTCGAGGTGACCGGCCAGCGCCGCGCCGGTGACCCCGGCCCGGCCCTGCCCGTCGGTAACGAAGGGCGCCTGACGCTGACCACGGCGGCCGGGCCGGCGTTCCTCCCCGACGGGGTTCTGCGGATTGACGCGAAACTGCTCTCAAAAGCTGTACCGAAGGCGCCACCCGTCCTCTATGCAGCCTCCCTGGAGCCCGCTGAACTTCCCCTAGGATCCGACACCTCGGACCTCGTAGGGCTCCTGGTGTGTCTGGAATTGCTGATTCTGGCCGCCCTGGCCGCCGTCTGGTCATGGTACCGGTGGGGTCAACGGGAGACGTGGCTGGTCTTCCTTCCCGCCCTGGGTGCCCTGTCCGTGCTGACCGGCACGCAGGCCAGTCTCCTGCTGCCGAACCTGCTGTAGTGAATACGCAAAAGAAAGAACCCTCATGACCATGCCATCAACCCCCGGCCACGCTCTGGCCGTTTTCGATCCGACCGAGGGCGAGGACGTCCAGGATCCGTTCGCCGGCAGCGAGGCGGCCGAACTCAACGCGGAGTCAGTCAGCGCCTGGTTCGGTGAGCGAAAAGTCCTGGACCGCGTCTCCCTGAACATGGCCGCAGGACAAGTAACAGCCCTGATCGGTCCCTCCGGCTGCGGAAAATCCACCTTCCTACGGATCCTCAACAGAATGCACGAAATGGTGCCTTCGGCTTCGCTCGCCGGCAAGGTGCTGCTGGACGGCTCGGACATCTACGATCCAGGCCGGCAGGTTACACTCGCCCGCCGGAGTATCGGCATGGTCTTCCAGAAGGCCAATCCGTTCCCTGCAATGTCGATTTATGAGAACACCGTCGCCGGCCTGAAGCTCGCTGGGATCAAAGCCGGCAGGGCCGAAAAGGACTTCCTGGTGGAGGATTCGCTGCGCAAGGCATCCCTCTGGGAAGAGGTCAAAGACCGGCTGCACCAGCCAGGCGGCGGCCTGTCAGGCGGCCAGCAGCAAAGGCTCTGCATCGCCCGGTCCCTGGCCGTTTCCCCGCGAGTGCTGCTGATGGACGAACCGTGCTCGGCGCTGGACCCAACGTCCACCCGCCGTGTCGAGGAAACCATCGCGTCGCTGCGGGGACTTGTCACCGTCGTCATCGTCACGCACAACATGCAGCAGGCTGCGCGCATCTCCGACAACTGCGCGTTCTTCCTTGCAGCGCAGAATGCCCCCGGTGCGATCGTGGAGCACGGCCCAACTGATGCCATGTTCCACTACCCCCAGGACCCGCGCACCAGCGACTACGTGAACGGGCGTTTCGGGTAGATGCGAAGAGCAACCTCACCTACCGCCCGCGTTCGCCACCGGATCCGGAACCTTGCCGCCGGTGTCTTGACCACACTGGGCCTGACCGTTGTGCTCATTTACGGAATTCCCCTGATGACGGGGGCCCAGCCGTTGCTCGCCGTCCCCGGGCAGAGCAGCGAACCGGTGCCGTCATCCGCCGGCACGACGGATACAGTGCCCCCCGTGGTCAGCACCCCGGCGGAGGCAGAGGCGGCGGCAACCCGAGAATTGGAACGGGCTCCCGCCGGACCCGGCCAGCCAGTGCGGGTGCAAGTGCCGAGGCTGGCCCTGGATATTCCGGTGTTACCCATGGCGTTGCCCGCCGACCACCGGGTCAATCCGCCCTCCAACGGCTTCGCCTATTGGATCAGCGATTACGGCCCGGCAGGGCCCGGAGCCACAAATACCACCTATCTGGCCGCTCACTCGTGGAACCTCGGCTACGCAGCTTTCAACGCTCTGATGGACATCCAAGCCGGCGCGGGCCGGGTGCAGCCCGGCGACGCTGTCCTGGTCACCACCCTCGAGGGCGTCACCCACTATACGGTCACCTCTACGGCCGGTTACGCGAAGTCCACCCTGGAGTCAAGGGATGACCTCTGGGCCGCCGTGCCCGGGCGGCTGGTGCTCCTGACCTGCTTCCAGCTGAACGACGCCGGTGCCACACAAAACTATGTCGTTTACGCCAAGCGAACGGACTAAAAAGTATCTGCGTCCCACCGGTCCTTAACCAAACTGCCATAGTCATAACGATGTGCCTGCCAGTTGCGGGCATCCCGTTCCGGGCATAGCGCCGCGGGATACCCTCAAATTATGCGCAGGTTGTGGGCCGTTATCGCATTAAGCACGACGGCGGCACTCTGGTCAGGCTGCCAACCTCAAGTGAGCGCGTGCCCGGCAATTGCGGTTGCCCCGGTGGTGTCCCTCACGGTTGCGGCAGACTATGCACCCATGGTCAAGACCATCCATGTGAAAGCCTGCCAAGACGGGAAATGCCATGAGGCTGAGTTGGAATTGCGCCCGGGCAGTGTGGCGGTCCCGCAATCCTGCAGTCCCGAACCCAGCTCGGCCTGCTCAGCCGTCTCGTCCCCGGACGGTACCCTCTACGGTGCCCTGAGCATGGGGACGTTGACGGCGTCGCCCATCACTGCCGAAGTAACCGGCTCGGACGCAACCGGCGGAATCTTGCCGGTCAGGACACTGGACTTTAAACCGAAAAGCGCCAAGCCTTGGGGCGAGCAGTGCCAGACCGTCATCACAGCAAGCCTCCTGCTCGATGCCCACGGCCTACGGCAGTCCTGAGTCGAGAAGCTCCGCGCCCGCCTCAGATCTCGCCGAATCCCTGTTCCACGAGGCGCCTGACGTAATCCACGGCTTTCGATGAATCCTTGCCCCGCGCTTCGACTTTGAGCTTGCCGCCTTGGCCCACGGCGAGGCTCATGAGTTCCATGACGGATGTGCCGTCGACGCCGTTCACCGTTGCCTCGACGTCCAAGCCAGCGAGTCCACCGGCAATTTTCGCCGCGGGCCTGGCATGCATTCCCATCGGGTTGATGAGCTCGAATTCACCGCTTTCCGCCGGTTCACCCTTCCCTTGGGATGGTGGCGATCCCGCGGCATCAAAAGCGGTCTCCGGTCCGAATCGGACCGATTCCGCGGCCGCCTTCACGGCGGCGGCCAGGGCACCACCTTGCGTAGCCACGGCGGCCGCAACGAGGCCTTCCACCAAGGGCGCGTCGGCAAGGAGGACTTTGTCCGGCTCGGTGCAGAACTCCGTCGCTGATTCTGCGGTCATGACGGCGGAACCAAGGTCCGCCAAGACCACCAGACCATCTCCTGAAGCCTCCGTAAGACCTGACTCGAAGGCGGCTATTGTCTTCTCCAGGTCCGTGCCGATCCGGCCATCGGCCGTGCCACCAACGGCATAGAACTTCACATCGGGGGCCATCTGGGCAGCCAATTCCACTGCGCCTTCGGCGATTTTCCGGCTGTGCGAGACCACCACCAAGCCGACCGTCATTCAGCAGACCCTTCGGGGAACCCGGCGGCAGTGGCAGCTGCGCGCAACAGCAATGCCGACGATACGGCCCCGGGATCGCGGTGGCCGGCGCTGCGTTCACCGAGGTAGCTCGCGCGTCCCTTGCGGGCAATGAGGGGATCCGTAGTCACGGCTCCCACTTCTGCAGCCTCGGCCGCAGCAGCCAGCACCGCCACTGCATCTCCACCATCGGCCAGGACCTCATCCGCCGCTTCCACAGCGGGGGACCAAGCATCCACCATCGTTTTGTCTCCCAATTCCGCCTTGCCTCGGGCAACAATTCCGTCGCGGGCCGCAGTCAGTGCTCCGGCGAGCGCAGCGGCGTCGATTTCCGCAAGTTCTCCCAGGGACGTGGCTGCGCGAAGATACGCGGTCCCGTAGAGCGGACCGGCGGCGCCGCCCACCTTGGACATCAGCGCCATCGCGGCCAGCTTAAGTGCCGCGCCAGGTGTTTCCGGTGGAGTTTGGCCCAGTTTCTCTATCACGGCCCGGAACCCGCGGTCCATGTTTTCGCCGTGGTCCGAGTCGCCGATCGCACGGTCCAAGGCAATCAACTCCTCACGATGCTCGGACATGAGCCGCGCGGAGAGCGTCAACCACTGAACCGCCCAGTCGACCCCCAAGTCCACTGTCACATCCCCCAACGCAGGGCCGGAGTGTGGACGGGGGCATCCCAGAGGGCCGTTAGTTCGTCATCGAGTCGCAGCACCGAAATGGAGCAGCCCTGCATCTCCAGCGATGTGACGTAGTTGCCCACCAGCGAGCGTTCCACTTTGGCCCCTCTTTCCGCGAGGATCCGGGCCGCGCGGCGGTACACAATGTACAGCTCGCTGAGGGGCGTGCCACCCATTCCATTCACAAAGAGCAGCACTTCTTCTCCGGCTTTGATTCCCAGATCTTCCAGTACGGGTTCCAACAATCGGCTGGTGATGCCGTCGGCGCTCTCCATAGCGATCCGGTGCCGGCCCGGCTCGCCGTGAATGCCAATGCCGATTTCAATTTCGTCTTCGGCAAGCTCGAAGCTCGGTACGCCGGCATGTGGCACGGTGCATCCGGACAGGGCCACTCCCATGGTGCGTACGTTGCGGACAACCCCTTCCGCGACACCCGCGACGGCCTCGAGGGAATCTCCCCGCTCAGCGGCTGCTCCGGCAATCTTTTCCACCAGCACGGTTCCGCCCACGCCACGGCGGCCTGCCGTGTACAGCGAGTCTTCTACCGCGACGTCGTCATTGACGAGAACCGAGCGGACGCTGATTCCTTCGGCCTGGGCCATCTCCGCCGCGGTCTCGAAATTCAGAACGTCGCCGGTGTAGTTCTTCACAATGTGTATGACGCCCGCCCCGGAATCCACTGCCGCGGTGGCCGGAATGATCTGGTCCGGCGTAGGCGAGGTGAAGACGGCACCGGGCACGGCGGCGTCGAGCATTCCGTGCCCCACAAAGCCGGCATGAAGCGGCTCATGGCCACTCCCCCCTCCCGACACAAGTCCCACTTTGCCAGCCACCGGAGCACCTTTTCGAACGATATAGATGGGGTCCGTATGGACATCCACGAGGTCGGCATGGGCCATGCCAAAACCCTCGACGGACTCGTCCACCACTGAACGGGGATCGTTGATGAGCTTTTTCATGGCGCGCTCCTGATGCGTTGCTGGTAGGTGATTTGACCCTACTACCAGCGCCCCGGGCACGGTAGGGGATTGCTCCCCGGAGAGAAAGCTGCAGCCCGGAAAAACCGATGGCACAGCCTCCCCTGGCTAAGAACCAGGAGAAGTACTCGAAGCTAGAGGACCTTGATCATTCGGGTGTTTCCCAAGGTATTGGGCTTCACCCGGGCCAAATCGAGGAACTCGGCCACGCCTTCGTCATGGGAGCGGAGCAATTCCGAGTAGACCTGGGGGTCGACGGCGGTCTGGTCCGCCATGACTTCGAATCCGTGGCGCTTGAAGAAATCCACTTCGAACGTCAGGCAGAAAACCCTGGCTACCCCCAATGCTCGCGCGTCTTCCAAGAGCTGCTGAACAAGGACGTGGCCTACGCCCTTGCCCCGCCAACTGTCCTCCGCCGCCAAAGTGCGCACCTCGGCCAGATCTTCCCACATGACATGCAGGGCCCCGCAACCAATCACCTCGCCGTCGGACGACTCGGCGATCCGAAACTCCTGAAGGCTCTCGTAGTAGGCCACTGTTTCCTTGGCCATCAGGATTCGCTGCTCTGCCAGCGGTGCCACAAGCCTCTTAATCGCGGCAACGTCACCAGTGCGGGCAGGGCGGATACTGAAGGTCGAAGTCACAGCCCTATCCTATGTGCACCCCTATAGCCCGAGCTCCTCGGGAACGGGGATGTCCTGTCCGAGCACCTGCTTGGCCAGGAAGTGCTCCACAACGCCGTACCAGACCTTGGCGTGCTGCGGCTGCAGGATCCAATGGTTTTCGTCCGGGAAGTACAGGAAACGGTGTTGTGTCTCGCCGTTCTCGTCGGCCGGCAGCCCGGAGCTGGAAAGCAGCTCGTACCAAAGCCTCAGCCCCTCGCCGATTGGCACCCGGTAGTCCTTGTCACCGTGGATCACCAACATGGGGGTTTTGATCTTTTCGACGTGGAGATGGGGTGAGTTTTCCATCGCCATCTCGGCGGTCATTTCCTTGAGCCAATACTGCGAGGCGTCCGTGGTGGGCCCAAACTGGTCCAAGGCCCACAAACTGGCGTGCGTCACGATCGCCTTGAAACGGTCCGTCTGGCCCGCCACCCAGTTGGCCATGTATCCGCCGAATGATCCGCCCATTGCGGCAGTCCGCGTCTGGTCAATATCAGGCCGCCTGACCACCGCGTCGGTAATGGACATGAGGTCCGTAAACGGCGCTTTGCCCCATTCGCCCCAACCGCGCTGGATGAATTGCTGTCCGTACCCGGTGGACAGTGCGGGGTCC is part of the Arthrobacter methylotrophus genome and harbors:
- the dhaL gene encoding dihydroxyacetone kinase subunit DhaL, producing MDLGVDWAVQWLTLSARLMSEHREELIALDRAIGDSDHGENMDRGFRAVIEKLGQTPPETPGAALKLAAMALMSKVGGAAGPLYGTAYLRAATSLGELAEIDAAALAGALTAARDGIVARGKAELGDKTMVDAWSPAVEAADEVLADGGDAVAVLAAAAEAAEVGAVTTDPLIARKGRASYLGERSAGHRDPGAVSSALLLRAAATAAGFPEGSAE
- the dhaK gene encoding dihydroxyacetone kinase subunit DhaK, whose amino-acid sequence is MKKLINDPRSVVDESVEGFGMAHADLVDVHTDPIYIVRKGAPVAGKVGLVSGGGSGHEPLHAGFVGHGMLDAAVPGAVFTSPTPDQIIPATAAVDSGAGVIHIVKNYTGDVLNFETAAEMAQAEGISVRSVLVNDDVAVEDSLYTAGRRGVGGTVLVEKIAGAAAERGDSLEAVAGVAEGVVRNVRTMGVALSGCTVPHAGVPSFELAEDEIEIGIGIHGEPGRHRIAMESADGITSRLLEPVLEDLGIKAGEEVLLFVNGMGGTPLSELYIVYRRAARILAERGAKVERSLVGNYVTSLEMQGCSISVLRLDDELTALWDAPVHTPALRWGM
- a CDS encoding amino-acid N-acetyltransferase; the protein is MTSTFSIRPARTGDVAAIKRLVAPLAEQRILMAKETVAYYESLQEFRIAESSDGEVIGCGALHVMWEDLAEVRTLAAEDSWRGKGVGHVLVQQLLEDARALGVARVFCLTFEVDFFKRHGFEVMADQTAVDPQVYSELLRSHDEGVAEFLDLARVKPNTLGNTRMIKVL